One region of Rhodocaloribacter litoris genomic DNA includes:
- the rpsJ gene encoding 30S ribosomal protein S10 → MASQKIRIKLKSYDHSLIDKSAEKIIRTVKSTGAVVSGPIPLPTKKSVYTVLRSPHVDKKSREQFETRSHKRLIDILSTSSKTVDALMKLELPSGVDVEIKV, encoded by the coding sequence ATGGCCAGCCAGAAGATTCGCATCAAGCTGAAGTCGTACGACCACAGCCTGATCGATAAGAGCGCGGAGAAGATCATCCGCACCGTGAAGTCGACGGGGGCCGTCGTGAGCGGGCCGATCCCGCTCCCCACGAAGAAGTCCGTCTACACGGTGTTGCGGAGCCCGCACGTGGACAAGAAGAGCCGCGAGCAGTTCGAGACGCGCAGCCACAAGCGGCTGATCGACATCCTCTCGACCAGCAGCAAGACGGTCGATGCGCTGATGAAGCTGGAGCTGCCCAGCGGCGTCGACGTGGAGATCAAGGTATGA
- the ftsH gene encoding ATP-dependent zinc metalloprotease FtsH, with protein sequence MAQNERERLDIDRGNGAPGPGPRLPDRRPRISLWIYLAIFLALLVHILLFLGGESPNAIEYSTFLDYVEEGYVQKVVIVNDTRIDGEYTRQAVQERLVKVAPAQPTFFGGRAAETSNRFTTTKPSDHELTQFLRNYNERAEAEGKPQLQFNARVEENWFGGLLTWVFPLIIIIALWIFLLRRMNPGSQVLNIGKNKAVLFDAMGDQKLTFKDVAGLDEAKEEVVEVVEFLKNPKKFTRLGGKLPKGVLLVGPPGTGKTLLAKAVAGEAGVPFFSLSGSDFVEMFVGVGAARVRDLFRQAKEKAPCIIFIDEIDAIGRSRGRGMMMGANDERENTLNQLLVEMDGFNTDKGVIIMAATNRPDVLDSALLRPGRFDRQILIDRPDRREREEIFKVHTRDLLLGEDVHLEVLASQTPGFAGAEIANVCNEAALLAAREGKEAIEMVDFEKAIDRVIAGLEKKNKIISPEERKIVAYHESGHAITGWFLRHTDPVIKVSIVPRGLAALGYAQSLPDERYITTRDAFLDQMTMMMGGRVAEELVFGHLSTGAQNDLERITSLAYAMVVDYGMSERVGDVSFNLARRQDGPFLDKPYSEKTAELIDQEVKRIIEEVRRRARALLQEKRDKLEEMARTLLEKEVLGPRDLVQILGPRPYGEYVSLNGKTEPGEEAAPAAPEGDGLGEAGTDRSRP encoded by the coding sequence ATGGCGCAGAACGAGCGCGAACGTCTGGATATCGACCGGGGGAACGGTGCACCCGGCCCGGGGCCGCGCCTGCCCGACCGGCGTCCCCGGATCTCTCTGTGGATCTACCTGGCCATCTTTCTGGCCCTGCTGGTGCACATCCTGCTCTTTCTCGGTGGAGAAAGCCCCAATGCCATCGAATACAGCACGTTCCTCGACTACGTCGAAGAGGGGTACGTGCAGAAGGTGGTCATCGTCAACGATACCCGCATCGATGGGGAGTACACGCGCCAGGCCGTTCAGGAGCGGCTGGTCAAGGTGGCCCCCGCCCAGCCGACCTTCTTCGGTGGCCGGGCGGCGGAGACCTCCAACCGTTTCACCACCACCAAACCCAGCGATCACGAACTGACGCAGTTTCTGCGCAATTACAACGAGCGCGCCGAGGCGGAAGGCAAGCCGCAGCTCCAGTTCAACGCCCGGGTGGAGGAAAACTGGTTCGGCGGCCTGCTGACGTGGGTCTTCCCGCTCATCATCATCATTGCGCTCTGGATCTTCTTGCTGCGCCGGATGAACCCCGGCTCGCAGGTGCTCAACATCGGGAAGAACAAGGCCGTCCTCTTCGACGCGATGGGGGATCAGAAGCTCACCTTCAAGGATGTGGCCGGGCTCGACGAGGCCAAGGAGGAGGTCGTCGAGGTGGTCGAGTTTCTGAAGAACCCGAAGAAGTTTACCCGGCTGGGCGGCAAGCTGCCCAAGGGGGTGCTGCTGGTGGGGCCGCCCGGCACCGGCAAGACGCTCCTGGCCAAGGCCGTCGCCGGGGAGGCCGGTGTGCCCTTCTTCTCCCTCTCCGGCTCCGACTTCGTCGAGATGTTCGTCGGCGTGGGGGCGGCCCGCGTGCGCGACCTGTTCCGGCAGGCCAAGGAGAAGGCCCCGTGTATCATCTTCATCGACGAGATCGACGCCATCGGGCGCTCGCGCGGGCGCGGCATGATGATGGGCGCCAACGACGAGCGAGAGAACACGCTCAACCAGCTCCTGGTCGAGATGGACGGGTTCAATACCGACAAGGGCGTCATCATCATGGCGGCCACCAACCGCCCGGACGTGCTCGACTCGGCCCTGCTGCGCCCCGGCCGCTTCGACCGGCAGATCCTCATCGACCGGCCGGACCGGCGCGAGCGGGAGGAGATCTTCAAGGTACACACCCGCGACCTCCTGCTGGGCGAGGACGTGCACCTCGAAGTACTGGCCTCGCAGACGCCGGGCTTCGCCGGGGCCGAGATTGCCAACGTGTGCAACGAAGCGGCCCTCCTGGCAGCCCGTGAGGGTAAGGAGGCCATCGAGATGGTCGACTTCGAGAAAGCCATCGACCGCGTGATCGCCGGGCTGGAGAAGAAGAACAAGATCATCTCCCCCGAAGAGCGGAAGATCGTGGCCTACCATGAATCCGGCCACGCCATCACCGGCTGGTTCCTCAGGCACACCGACCCGGTGATCAAGGTCTCCATCGTGCCGCGCGGGCTGGCGGCGCTCGGCTACGCCCAGTCGCTGCCCGACGAGCGTTACATCACCACCCGCGACGCCTTCCTCGATCAGATGACGATGATGATGGGCGGGCGCGTCGCCGAGGAGCTCGTCTTCGGTCACCTCTCGACCGGAGCCCAGAACGACCTGGAGCGCATCACCAGCCTGGCCTATGCCATGGTGGTCGATTACGGCATGAGCGAGCGGGTCGGTGACGTCAGCTTCAACCTCGCGCGCCGCCAGGACGGGCCCTTCCTCGACAAGCCCTACTCGGAGAAGACGGCCGAGCTCATCGACCAGGAGGTGAAGCGCATCATCGAGGAGGTGCGCCGGCGGGCACGGGCCCTGCTCCAGGAAAAGCGGGACAAGCTCGAAGAGATGGCCCGGACGCTGCTCGAGAAAGAAGTGCTCGGGCCGCGTGACCTCGTCCAGATCCTCGGCCCGCGTCCCTATGGCGAGTACGTCTCGCTCAATGGCAAGACGGAACCGGGGGAGGAGGCAGCCCCCGCCGCCCCGGAGGGGGACGGCCTCGGTGAGGCCGGGACCGACCGGTCCCGCCCCTGA
- the fusA gene encoding elongation factor G — protein MADDKRYPLERMRNIGIMAHIDAGKTTTTERILFYTGRVHRMGEVHEGGATMDWMEQEKERGITITSAATTCFWKDHRINIIDTPGHVDFTVEVERSLRVLDGAVALFCAVGGVEPQSETVWRQANKYRVPRIAFVNKMDRTGADFEAAINQMRERLKANPVPVQIPIGTGNMFRGVIDLVANKAIIWHDETHGATWDEIPVPDDLKKEARHWRINLLEAVAEHDDALLMKYLEGEEITPEEIRAVVREATLSMDITPVFCGSAFKNKGVQRLLDGVIDYLPSPLDIPAIKGMVPGTETEEVRRPDPEEPFSAIAFKIMTDPYVGKLTFFRVYSGTLQKGSQVLNATTGKKERIGRLLFMHANHREDIDEVRAGDIAAAVGLKEIRTGDTLCDVDRPILLEQMEFPEPVIRIAIEPKTKADSDKLGQGLQKLAEEDPTFKVSIDEETGQTIIAGMGELHLEIIVDRLRREFKVEANVGRPQVAYREAIRKTVDQRYTHKKQTGGRGQFAEVWVEIGPNETGVGLEFINDIVGGAIPKEFIPSVQKGIESAMSQGPLAGYPIEGIRARLYDGKFHAVDSDQMSFEIAGRMAFREAARRAEPVLMEPVMAVEVVTPEEYMGEVIGDLNSRRGRIESLGQRQDAQVIKALVPLAEMFGYSTDLRSLTQGRAIYTMQFHQYVEVPKQIADEVIARASGVATA, from the coding sequence ATGGCTGACGACAAACGATATCCGCTGGAGCGAATGCGCAACATCGGCATCATGGCGCACATCGATGCCGGTAAGACGACCACCACCGAGCGCATTCTCTTCTATACCGGCCGCGTGCACCGCATGGGTGAAGTGCACGAGGGCGGTGCCACGATGGACTGGATGGAGCAGGAAAAGGAGCGCGGCATCACCATCACCAGCGCGGCGACTACCTGCTTCTGGAAAGACCACCGCATCAACATTATCGACACGCCGGGGCACGTCGACTTCACCGTCGAGGTCGAGCGCTCGCTGCGTGTGCTCGACGGGGCCGTGGCGCTTTTCTGTGCCGTCGGCGGGGTCGAGCCCCAGTCCGAGACGGTCTGGCGGCAGGCCAACAAGTACCGGGTGCCCCGCATCGCCTTCGTCAACAAGATGGACCGGACGGGCGCGGACTTCGAGGCCGCCATCAACCAGATGCGCGAGCGGCTGAAGGCCAATCCGGTTCCCGTGCAGATCCCCATCGGCACGGGCAACATGTTCCGGGGCGTCATCGACCTGGTGGCCAACAAGGCCATCATCTGGCACGACGAAACCCACGGCGCCACCTGGGACGAGATTCCCGTGCCGGACGACCTCAAGAAGGAGGCGCGGCACTGGCGCATCAACCTGCTCGAAGCCGTCGCCGAGCATGACGACGCGCTGCTGATGAAGTACCTCGAAGGCGAGGAGATCACCCCCGAGGAGATCCGGGCCGTGGTGCGGGAGGCGACGCTGAGCATGGACATCACGCCGGTCTTCTGCGGTTCGGCCTTCAAAAACAAGGGCGTGCAGCGCCTGCTCGACGGCGTCATCGATTACCTGCCGAGCCCGCTGGACATCCCGGCCATCAAGGGCATGGTGCCGGGGACGGAGACGGAGGAGGTGCGGCGCCCGGATCCGGAAGAGCCCTTCAGCGCCATTGCCTTCAAGATCATGACGGACCCCTACGTCGGGAAGCTGACGTTCTTCCGGGTCTACAGCGGGACGCTGCAGAAGGGGTCGCAGGTGCTCAACGCCACCACCGGCAAGAAGGAGCGCATCGGCCGGCTGCTCTTCATGCATGCCAACCACCGCGAGGACATCGACGAGGTGCGGGCGGGCGACATCGCCGCCGCCGTCGGCCTCAAGGAGATCCGTACCGGTGACACGCTCTGCGACGTGGACCGCCCCATCCTGCTCGAACAGATGGAGTTTCCCGAGCCGGTCATCCGCATCGCCATCGAGCCCAAGACCAAGGCGGACAGCGACAAGCTGGGCCAGGGCCTGCAGAAGCTGGCCGAAGAGGACCCGACCTTCAAGGTCAGCATCGACGAGGAGACGGGGCAGACCATTATCGCCGGTATGGGCGAGTTGCACCTCGAAATCATCGTCGACCGTCTCCGGCGCGAGTTCAAGGTCGAGGCCAACGTGGGGCGGCCGCAGGTGGCCTACCGCGAGGCCATCCGCAAGACCGTGGACCAGCGCTACACGCACAAGAAACAGACGGGCGGGCGCGGCCAGTTCGCCGAGGTCTGGGTGGAGATCGGGCCGAACGAGACGGGGGTCGGGCTCGAGTTCATCAACGACATCGTCGGCGGGGCCATCCCGAAGGAGTTCATTCCGTCGGTGCAGAAGGGTATCGAATCCGCCATGTCGCAGGGGCCGCTGGCCGGCTATCCCATCGAAGGCATCCGGGCGCGTCTCTACGACGGCAAGTTCCACGCCGTCGACTCGGACCAGATGTCGTTCGAGATCGCCGGGCGCATGGCGTTCCGTGAGGCGGCGCGCCGCGCCGAGCCCGTGCTCATGGAGCCCGTCATGGCCGTCGAGGTCGTCACGCCGGAAGAATACATGGGTGAGGTCATCGGCGACCTGAACAGCCGCCGGGGCCGCATCGAGAGCCTGGGGCAGCGCCAGGATGCCCAGGTCATCAAGGCGCTGGTGCCGCTGGCCGAGATGTTCGGCTATTCGACCGACCTGCGCTCGCTGACGCAGGGCCGGGCCATCTACACCATGCAGTTTCACCAGTACGTCGAGGTGCCGAAGCAGATCGCCGACGAGGTCATCGCACGGGCTTCCGGTGTGGCGACCGCCTGA
- the rplC gene encoding 50S ribosomal protein L3, giving the protein MSSGMIGKKLGMTSVFDAAGNQIACTVIEAKPNVVTQVKTEETDGYRAVQLAYGEKKAKRTSKALRGHFEAAGTTPKRKLKEFRDFGLEVSLGDEVRLEDLFAEGERVDVAGVSKGKGFQGVVKRHGFGGVGMQTHGQHNRERAPGSIGASSDPSRVWKGMRMAGRTGHVRVKMKNLEVVRVLADQSLLLVRGAVPGPKGGLVEIYKKQ; this is encoded by the coding sequence ATGAGCAGCGGTATGATAGGAAAGAAGCTCGGCATGACGAGCGTCTTCGACGCGGCGGGCAACCAGATCGCCTGTACCGTCATTGAGGCGAAGCCGAACGTGGTCACCCAGGTGAAGACCGAGGAGACCGACGGCTACCGCGCCGTGCAGCTCGCCTACGGGGAGAAGAAGGCGAAGCGGACGTCGAAAGCCCTGCGCGGGCACTTCGAGGCGGCCGGCACCACCCCGAAGCGCAAGCTGAAGGAGTTCCGGGATTTCGGCCTGGAGGTGTCCCTGGGGGACGAGGTGCGCCTCGAGGACCTCTTCGCCGAGGGTGAACGCGTCGACGTGGCCGGTGTCTCGAAGGGCAAAGGCTTTCAGGGTGTCGTCAAGCGGCACGGCTTCGGCGGCGTCGGGATGCAGACGCACGGCCAGCACAACCGGGAGCGGGCGCCCGGCTCGATCGGGGCCTCGTCGGATCCTTCCCGCGTGTGGAAGGGGATGCGCATGGCCGGGCGTACGGGCCACGTCCGCGTCAAGATGAAGAACCTGGAGGTGGTCCGCGTGCTGGCGGATCAGAGCCTGCTGCTGGTGCGCGGTGCCGTGCCCGGGCCGAAAGGCGGGCTGGTCGAGATCTACAAGAAACAGTAG
- a CDS encoding DUF5004 domain-containing protein: MLRRWGCVLVLAALGLAACDSGGDEPAPAELIVGSWVLVGVSDARGDQTPTFQQNFNSVQATFDADGTYRLVVDLVEGDDLTLSGPYALSEAQGTLTLTVEFGGAPTPVPFGFTFRGEDTLEVRGASNVLNLVLNTTLEGEVVLTLSRA, encoded by the coding sequence GTGCTGAGGCGCTGGGGTTGCGTGCTGGTGCTGGCGGCGCTGGGGCTGGCAGCCTGCGACAGCGGCGGCGACGAGCCCGCGCCGGCGGAGCTGATCGTCGGGAGCTGGGTGCTGGTGGGCGTCTCGGACGCCCGCGGCGACCAGACCCCCACGTTCCAGCAGAATTTCAACAGCGTGCAGGCGACCTTCGACGCCGACGGCACCTATCGCCTGGTCGTCGACCTGGTGGAAGGTGATGACCTCACCCTCTCGGGGCCCTACGCCCTCAGCGAGGCCCAGGGGACGCTGACGCTCACGGTCGAGTTCGGCGGTGCGCCGACGCCGGTGCCCTTCGGGTTTACCTTCCGGGGGGAGGATACGCTGGAAGTCCGGGGGGCCAGCAACGTGCTCAACCTGGTTCTGAACACGACGCTGGAAGGGGAGGTCGTGCTGACGCTTTCGCGGGCGTGA
- the rplD gene encoding 50S ribosomal protein L4 translates to MELKVYRQDGSEAGTTVTLDASVFDVEPNDHAIWLDVRRIQANARQGTHKVKERSENAHSTRKLYRQKGTGYARAGDAKSPIRRSGGTIFGPRPRTYGLKVNRKTQQLARRSALTYKAREEAIRVVEDFSLEAPSTRWLEELLAAFGVDGRRVLILTAGHQAAVYRSGRNVPKVTVREARNASTLDLLGAQVVLMQVGALEALTAQLGQAAPASAE, encoded by the coding sequence ATGGAACTGAAGGTCTACCGGCAGGACGGCAGCGAGGCGGGTACGACGGTGACGCTCGACGCTTCGGTTTTCGACGTGGAGCCGAACGACCATGCGATCTGGCTGGACGTGCGCCGCATTCAGGCGAACGCGCGCCAGGGCACGCACAAGGTGAAGGAGCGGAGTGAGAACGCGCACTCGACGCGCAAGCTCTACCGCCAGAAAGGCACCGGCTACGCCCGCGCGGGCGATGCGAAGAGCCCGATACGCCGGAGCGGTGGCACCATCTTCGGCCCGCGCCCGCGTACCTACGGGCTCAAGGTCAACCGCAAGACGCAGCAGCTGGCCCGCCGGTCCGCGCTGACGTACAAGGCCCGCGAGGAGGCCATCCGGGTCGTCGAGGACTTCAGCCTGGAGGCGCCGAGCACCCGCTGGCTGGAGGAGCTGCTGGCCGCCTTCGGCGTCGACGGGCGCCGCGTGCTCATCCTGACGGCCGGGCACCAGGCGGCCGTCTACCGCTCCGGCCGCAACGTGCCGAAGGTAACCGTGCGCGAGGCCCGCAACGCCTCGACGCTCGACCTGCTCGGGGCCCAGGTGGTCCTGATGCAGGTGGGCGCCCTGGAGGCGCTCACGGCCCAGCTCGGCCAGGCGGCCCCGGCGTCCGCCGAATAA
- the rplB gene encoding 50S ribosomal protein L2, whose translation MAIKKLKPTTPGQRQRSVATFDEITKSKPEKRLLEPLKKKGGRNNAGRITVRHQGGGHKRRYRVIDFKRNKFGVPARVAAIEYDPNRSARIALLVYADGEKRYILAPNEVRVGMTVMNGPEAPPEPGNCLPLTHVPVGTFVHAIEMRPGKGAQLARSAGTYAQLTAREGDYAILKLPSGETRMIPAACMATIGTTSNPDHMNIDLGKAGRKRWLGVRPKTRGVAMNPIDHPMGGGEGKASGGHPRSPWGQPAKGFKTRRKRKLSNKYIIRRRTQK comes from the coding sequence ATGGCAATCAAGAAGCTGAAACCGACGACACCCGGGCAGCGGCAGCGCTCGGTGGCGACGTTCGACGAGATCACGAAGTCGAAGCCGGAGAAGCGCCTGCTGGAGCCGCTGAAGAAGAAGGGCGGGCGCAACAATGCCGGGCGCATCACGGTGCGGCACCAGGGCGGCGGCCACAAGCGCCGCTACCGTGTGATCGACTTCAAACGGAACAAGTTCGGTGTGCCGGCCCGTGTGGCGGCCATCGAGTACGACCCGAACCGCTCGGCCCGCATCGCCCTGCTGGTCTATGCCGACGGGGAGAAGCGGTACATCCTCGCGCCGAACGAGGTGCGGGTGGGCATGACGGTGATGAACGGGCCGGAAGCACCGCCTGAGCCGGGTAACTGCCTGCCGCTGACGCACGTGCCGGTCGGTACGTTTGTGCACGCGATCGAGATGCGCCCCGGCAAGGGCGCCCAGCTGGCCCGCTCGGCCGGTACCTATGCCCAGCTTACGGCCCGGGAAGGCGACTACGCCATCCTGAAGCTGCCCTCCGGCGAGACGCGGATGATCCCGGCGGCCTGCATGGCCACGATCGGGACCACCAGCAACCCGGACCACATGAACATCGACCTGGGCAAGGCCGGGCGCAAGCGCTGGCTCGGCGTACGGCCCAAGACGCGCGGTGTGGCGATGAACCCCATCGACCACCCCATGGGCGGTGGCGAAGGCAAGGCCTCCGGCGGGCATCCCCGCTCGCCCTGGGGACAGCCGGCCAAGGGCTTCAAGACGCGCAGGAAGCGGAAGCTCTCGAACAAGTACATCATCCGTCGTCGCACGCAGAAGTAA
- the rplW gene encoding 50S ribosomal protein L23 has translation MIEKILIRPIVTEKMTALMEERHYAFQVHKDANKVQIRRAVEAHYPGVKVKEVRTMIVRGKRRRQFTRRGPVEGRKASYKKAIVTLTADSDPIDFYEQV, from the coding sequence ATGATCGAGAAAATCCTGATTCGCCCCATCGTGACCGAGAAGATGACCGCCCTCATGGAGGAGCGGCACTATGCCTTCCAGGTGCACAAAGATGCCAACAAGGTGCAGATCCGGCGCGCGGTGGAGGCCCACTATCCCGGCGTGAAGGTGAAAGAGGTCCGCACGATGATCGTGCGCGGCAAGCGGCGTCGCCAGTTCACCCGGCGCGGTCCGGTCGAAGGGCGCAAGGCGTCGTACAAGAAGGCCATCGTCACCCTCACGGCCGACAGCGACCCGATCGATTTCTACGAGCAGGTATAG
- the rpsG gene encoding 30S ribosomal protein S7, which produces MRRKRAERRQVLPDPVYNDELVARFVNAVMKNGKKSVAQRIVYQAFDLIEERAKEPGLEVFKKAVNNVAPLVEVRSRRVGGATYQVPIEVRPERRMTLAFRWLIQYARARNDKSMANRLANELMSAARGEGGAIKKKDDTHRMAEANKAFAHFRF; this is translated from the coding sequence ATGCGTAGAAAACGAGCAGAACGGCGTCAGGTATTGCCTGATCCGGTATACAACGACGAGCTGGTGGCGCGCTTCGTCAACGCCGTGATGAAGAACGGTAAGAAGAGCGTGGCGCAGCGCATCGTGTACCAGGCTTTCGACCTGATCGAAGAGCGGGCGAAGGAGCCCGGCCTGGAGGTGTTCAAGAAGGCCGTCAACAATGTGGCGCCGCTGGTGGAGGTGCGCAGCCGCCGTGTCGGTGGGGCCACCTACCAGGTGCCCATCGAGGTGCGGCCGGAGCGGCGCATGACGCTGGCGTTCCGCTGGCTGATCCAGTACGCTCGTGCCCGCAACGACAAGAGCATGGCGAACCGCCTGGCCAACGAGTTGATGAGTGCGGCCCGTGGCGAAGGCGGGGCCATCAAGAAGAAAGACGATACCCACCGCATGGCCGAGGCCAACAAGGCGTTCGCCCATTTCAGGTTCTAG
- the tuf gene encoding elongation factor Tu, which yields MAKEQFVRSKPHVNVGTIGHVDHGKTTLTAAITQVLAKHVQDPANQVRTFDSIDNAPEERERGITIATAHVEYATEKRHYAHVDCPGHADYVKNMVTGAAQMDGAILVVAATDGPMPQTREHILLARQVGVPYIVVFLNKVDLVDDEELLELVEMEVRELLEAYEFPGEEVPVIRGSALKALNGDPEAEQQILALMNAVDEYIPTPERDIDKPFLMPIEDVFSITGRGTVVTGRIERGVIKVGEPVEIIGMQEEKLSSTVTGVEMFRKLLDQGQAGDNVGLLLRGIDKDEVERGMVVCKPGSVTPHREFECEVYVLSKEEGGRHTPFFQGYRPQFYFRTTDVTGDILLPEGVEMVMPGDNTRFKVKLIVPVAMEEGLRFAIREGGRTVGAGVVTKILD from the coding sequence ATGGCAAAGGAACAGTTTGTTCGGAGCAAGCCGCACGTGAACGTGGGTACGATCGGGCACGTGGACCACGGCAAGACGACGCTGACGGCGGCCATCACGCAGGTGCTGGCCAAGCACGTGCAGGACCCGGCCAACCAGGTGCGCACCTTCGACTCGATCGACAACGCCCCCGAGGAGCGCGAGCGCGGCATCACGATCGCCACGGCGCACGTCGAGTACGCCACCGAGAAGCGCCACTACGCGCACGTCGACTGCCCCGGGCACGCCGACTACGTCAAGAACATGGTCACGGGGGCGGCGCAGATGGACGGGGCGATCCTGGTCGTGGCCGCCACCGACGGGCCGATGCCGCAGACGCGCGAGCACATCCTGCTGGCGCGCCAGGTGGGCGTGCCCTACATCGTGGTCTTTCTCAACAAGGTGGACCTGGTCGACGATGAGGAGCTGCTCGAGCTGGTCGAGATGGAGGTGCGCGAGCTGCTGGAGGCGTACGAGTTTCCGGGGGAGGAGGTGCCGGTGATCCGGGGTTCGGCGCTGAAGGCGCTCAACGGGGACCCGGAGGCCGAGCAGCAGATCCTGGCGCTGATGAACGCGGTCGACGAGTACATTCCGACGCCGGAGCGCGACATCGACAAGCCGTTTTTGATGCCGATCGAGGACGTGTTCTCGATCACGGGTCGCGGGACGGTTGTCACGGGCCGGATCGAGCGGGGCGTGATCAAGGTGGGCGAGCCGGTGGAGATCATCGGGATGCAGGAGGAGAAGCTGAGCTCGACCGTGACGGGGGTGGAGATGTTCCGGAAGCTGCTCGACCAGGGGCAGGCCGGGGACAACGTGGGTTTGCTCTTGCGCGGGATCGACAAGGACGAGGTCGAGCGGGGGATGGTCGTGTGCAAGCCGGGTTCGGTGACGCCGCACCGGGAGTTTGAGTGCGAGGTGTACGTGCTCTCGAAGGAGGAGGGGGGCCGTCACACGCCGTTTTTCCAGGGCTACCGTCCGCAGTTTTACTTCCGGACGACGGACGTGACGGGGGACATTCTCCTGCCCGAGGGGGTGGAGATGGTCATGCCGGGGGACAACACGCGCTTCAAGGTGAAGCTGATCGTGCCGGTGGCGATGGAGGAAGGGCTGCGCTTTGCCATCCGTGAGGGCGGGCGCACCGTCGGGGCCGGCGTCGTCACCAAAATCCTGGACTAA
- the rpsL gene encoding 30S ribosomal protein S12, with product MPTIQQLVRKGRHPKTRKTKSPALSSCPQRRGVCTRVYTTTPKKPNSALRKVAKVRLTNGVEVIAYIPGEGHNLQEHSIVLVRGGRVKDLPGVKYHIVRGALDASGVQDRKQGRSKYGTKRPKK from the coding sequence GTGCCAACGATTCAGCAGCTTGTTCGGAAAGGACGTCATCCCAAGACCAGGAAGACGAAGTCGCCGGCGCTTTCTTCGTGCCCGCAGCGGCGCGGCGTGTGCACGCGTGTGTATACGACGACGCCGAAAAAGCCGAACTCGGCCCTGCGCAAGGTGGCGAAGGTGCGCCTGACCAACGGTGTCGAGGTGATCGCCTACATTCCCGGGGAGGGGCACAACCTTCAGGAGCACTCCATCGTGCTGGTGCGGGGAGGGCGTGTGAAGGACCTGCCGGGGGTGAAGTACCACATCGTGCGCGGTGCGCTCGACGCCTCCGGCGTACAGGATCGCAAACAGGGGCGCTCGAAGTACGGGACCAAGCGGCCCAAGAAGTAG